A window of Amycolatopsis australiensis contains these coding sequences:
- a CDS encoding O-methyltransferase codes for MNTPTPAAAPADSGFVDGYLPDDEVLAAARARAEDLGCHPLSAGAGATLRFLAATLCAKAVVEVGTGAGVSGLCLLRGMAPDGVLTSIDVEPEYQRAARATFREAGYPPGRTRLIIGRALDVLQRLTPGGYDLVFVDSAHIEYPGCYELGVSLLRRGGIIAFHNVLAGGRVIDPSHRDPETLALREVARAFREDDRLVPALLPVGGGLLVAAAI; via the coding sequence GTGAACACGCCCACCCCTGCGGCCGCACCGGCCGATTCCGGGTTCGTCGACGGGTACCTGCCCGACGACGAGGTGCTGGCCGCGGCCCGGGCACGGGCCGAGGACCTGGGCTGCCACCCGCTGAGCGCCGGGGCGGGCGCCACCCTGCGCTTCCTGGCCGCGACGCTGTGCGCGAAGGCCGTCGTCGAGGTCGGCACGGGCGCGGGGGTGAGCGGGCTGTGCCTGCTGCGCGGCATGGCCCCCGACGGCGTCCTGACCTCGATCGACGTCGAGCCGGAGTACCAGCGGGCGGCGCGCGCGACGTTCCGCGAGGCCGGCTACCCGCCCGGCCGGACGCGGCTGATCATCGGCCGCGCGCTGGACGTGCTGCAGCGGCTCACCCCGGGCGGCTACGACCTGGTGTTCGTCGACTCCGCGCACATCGAGTACCCCGGCTGCTACGAGCTGGGCGTGTCGCTGCTGCGGCGCGGCGGGATCATCGCGTTCCACAACGTGCTGGCCGGCGGGCGGGTGATCGACCCGTCCCACCGTGACCCGGAGACGCTGGCGCTGCGCGAGGTGGCGCGCGCGTTCCGCGAGGACGACCGGCTGGTCCCGGCCCTGCTCCCGGTCGGCGGCGGGCTGCTGGTGGCCGCCGCCATCTGA
- a CDS encoding trypsin-like peptidase domain-containing protein, whose translation MMTEPNVNPEQPGARDADRLGPRPLARPAVDPAQAAVFGRPQGVDGAFDKLYTPQKSNGVSLAPPAPESLAEAFRRPPGAEGVLLERPREATGDPKEPDPPLWHSTSDPWRDPGAGAVLAGPAVPPEDEEKPAQRPPGALLSLPEVLFGRRVQPKALVLLGVVALLIGAAGGLVGWWMADTGGALTGSATISEAEAGKERPAGSVADIAKRVAPAVVSLEVFKPGADSGEQGSGVMIDPQGYILTNEHVISSASADPGVKITAIFIDGTRTEAKLVGADQKTDLAVVKVNVTNPTVLQVGKSSDLQVGDTVMAIGSPLALQNSVTAGIVSALNRPITAGGDNGAPPVTYEAIQTDAAINHGNSGGALVDSTGALVGINSSIRSSGADGGSIGIGFAIPSDYAVKIAKALIKDGKVQHADIGINASSTVAGSTTMGAQVKNVAPGGPAANAGIKEGDVITKIGGRLVRDSAEMTVAVRAHDVGEVVPVQLVRDGASFVVDVTLASD comes from the coding sequence ATGATGACCGAGCCGAACGTGAATCCCGAGCAGCCCGGCGCGCGTGATGCCGACCGGCTGGGTCCGCGGCCGCTCGCGCGGCCGGCCGTCGATCCCGCCCAGGCCGCCGTGTTCGGCAGGCCGCAGGGCGTCGACGGGGCGTTCGACAAGCTCTACACCCCGCAGAAGTCCAACGGCGTCAGCCTCGCCCCGCCCGCGCCCGAGTCGCTCGCCGAAGCCTTCCGGCGGCCGCCGGGCGCCGAGGGTGTCCTGCTCGAACGGCCTCGCGAGGCCACCGGCGACCCGAAAGAACCCGATCCGCCGCTGTGGCACAGCACCAGCGATCCCTGGCGCGACCCGGGCGCCGGCGCCGTCCTCGCCGGGCCCGCCGTACCCCCCGAAGACGAGGAAAAGCCCGCCCAACGCCCACCCGGCGCGCTGCTCAGCCTGCCCGAAGTCCTCTTCGGCCGCCGCGTGCAGCCGAAGGCTCTCGTGCTTCTCGGCGTCGTTGCGCTGCTCATCGGCGCCGCCGGTGGGCTCGTCGGCTGGTGGATGGCCGACACCGGCGGCGCGCTCACCGGCTCCGCCACCATCTCCGAAGCCGAGGCCGGCAAGGAACGGCCCGCCGGCTCCGTCGCCGACATCGCCAAGCGCGTCGCGCCCGCCGTCGTCTCGCTCGAGGTCTTCAAGCCCGGCGCCGACTCCGGCGAGCAGGGCTCCGGCGTCATGATCGACCCGCAGGGCTACATCCTCACCAACGAGCACGTCATCTCCTCCGCCAGCGCCGACCCGGGCGTCAAGATCACCGCCATCTTCATCGACGGCACCCGCACCGAGGCCAAGCTCGTCGGCGCCGACCAGAAGACCGACCTCGCCGTCGTGAAGGTCAACGTCACCAACCCGACCGTCCTGCAGGTCGGCAAGTCCTCGGACCTGCAGGTCGGCGACACCGTGATGGCCATCGGCTCGCCGCTCGCGCTGCAGAACTCCGTGACCGCCGGCATCGTCAGCGCGCTGAACCGCCCGATCACCGCGGGCGGCGACAATGGGGCACCGCCCGTCACCTACGAGGCGATCCAGACCGACGCCGCGATCAACCACGGCAACTCGGGCGGCGCGCTCGTCGACTCCACCGGCGCGCTGGTCGGGATCAACTCCTCGATCCGCTCGTCGGGCGCGGACGGCGGCAGCATCGGCATCGGCTTCGCCATCCCCAGCGATTACGCGGTCAAGATCGCGAAGGCGCTGATCAAGGACGGCAAGGTCCAGCACGCCGACATCGGCATCAACGCGTCGTCGACGGTCGCCGGCTCGACCACGATGGGCGCCCAGGTGAAGAACGTCGCCCCCGGCGGGCCGGCCGCGAACGCGGGCATCAAGGAAGGCGACGTCATCACGAAGATCGGCGGCCGCCTGGTGCGCGACTCGGCCGAGATGACGGTCGCGGTGCGCGCGCACGACGTCGGCGAGGTCGTCCCCGTGCAGCTGGTCCGCGACGGCGCCAGCTTCGTCGTCGACGTAACCCTGGCTTCCGACTGA
- a CDS encoding DUF1003 domain-containing protein — protein sequence MPELTSGRRLDQPRGQNRFRLNIDPDTFGRLSERLARFLGTGKYLFWQTLIVVVWIVLNLTAVSLRWDPYPFILLNLAFSTQAAYAAPLILLAQNRQDDRDRVSLDEDRNRAAQTKADTEYLARELAALRLAIGEVATRDYLRSELDRLREDLDVKPRKPRTPTGS from the coding sequence GTGCCTGAGCTGACTTCGGGACGGCGGCTCGACCAGCCCCGCGGCCAGAACCGGTTCAGGCTGAACATCGACCCGGACACGTTCGGCCGGCTGTCCGAGCGGCTGGCGCGGTTCCTCGGCACGGGCAAGTACCTGTTCTGGCAGACGCTGATCGTCGTCGTGTGGATCGTGCTGAACCTCACGGCGGTGTCGCTGCGCTGGGACCCGTACCCGTTCATCCTGCTCAACCTGGCTTTTTCGACGCAGGCGGCGTACGCGGCGCCGCTGATCCTGCTGGCGCAGAACCGGCAGGACGACCGCGACCGCGTCTCCCTGGACGAGGACCGCAACCGGGCGGCGCAGACGAAGGCCGACACGGAGTACCTGGCCAGGGAGCTGGCGGCGCTGCGGCTGGCGATCGGCGAGGTGGCGACGCGCGACTACCTGCGCAGCGAGCTGGACCGGCTGCGGGAGGACCTGGACGTGAAGCCCAGGAAGCCACGCACTCCTACCGGCTCGTAA
- the tatB gene encoding Sec-independent protein translocase protein TatB produces MFDSVGWGEILVLIIAGLFILGPERLPEAASWLAKTVRKVREFATGAREQLREEMGPEFEQLRKPLEDLRGLRNFDPKRVVTQHLFDGDPDPLGLKGITNGTPNLSGTNGTNGSNGYTVAQPNSAPEPLKPGERPPIDPDAT; encoded by the coding sequence GTGTTCGACAGTGTCGGATGGGGGGAAATCCTCGTCCTCATCATCGCCGGTCTCTTCATCCTCGGCCCGGAACGCCTGCCGGAGGCGGCATCCTGGTTAGCGAAGACGGTGCGCAAGGTCCGCGAGTTCGCGACCGGCGCGCGGGAACAGCTGCGCGAGGAGATGGGCCCGGAGTTCGAGCAGCTCCGCAAGCCACTGGAGGACCTGCGCGGGCTGCGCAACTTCGACCCGAAGCGGGTGGTGACGCAGCACCTGTTCGACGGCGATCCGGACCCGCTCGGCCTGAAGGGCATCACGAACGGCACCCCGAACCTGTCCGGCACCAACGGGACCAATGGTTCGAACGGCTACACGGTCGCCCAGCCGAACTCGGCGCCGGAACCGCTCAAGCCGGGCGAGCGCCCGCCCATCGACCCGGACGCCACGTAG
- a CDS encoding Mrp/NBP35 family ATP-binding protein, with product MTSTQQLPSVDDVRSALKSVQDPEIRKPITDLGMVKDVAVAPDGVVTVGIYLTVAGCPLKATLTSDTQAAVSKLPGVTDVRVELDVMSDEQRTELRKSLRGDAAEPVIPFAQPGSMTRVYCVASGKGGVGKSSVTVNLAAAMAARGLSVGVVDADIYGHSIPRMLGAREKPTKVDTMIMPPQAHGVKVISIGMFTPGNTPVVWRGPMLHRALQQFLADVFWGDLDILLLDLPPGTGDIAISVAQLIPNAEILVVTTPQQAAAEVAERAGAIALQTRQRVAGVIENMSWLEQPDGSRLELFGSGGGQTVASSLSKSIGSEVPLLGQVPMDPRVVSQGDAGTPIVLSDPEAPASLVLKEAAKKLSVRARGLAGMMLNVTPAGR from the coding sequence GTGACCAGTACGCAGCAGCTCCCCAGCGTCGACGACGTCCGCAGCGCGCTGAAGAGCGTGCAAGATCCGGAGATCCGGAAACCCATCACGGACCTGGGCATGGTCAAGGACGTGGCGGTGGCGCCGGACGGCGTGGTCACGGTCGGGATCTACCTGACGGTGGCGGGCTGCCCGCTGAAGGCGACGCTGACGTCGGACACGCAGGCGGCGGTTTCGAAGCTGCCGGGTGTGACGGACGTGCGGGTCGAGCTGGACGTGATGAGCGACGAGCAGCGCACGGAGCTGCGGAAGTCCCTGCGCGGCGACGCGGCGGAGCCGGTGATCCCGTTCGCGCAGCCGGGCTCGATGACGCGGGTGTACTGCGTGGCGTCGGGCAAGGGCGGCGTGGGCAAGTCGTCGGTGACGGTGAACCTGGCGGCGGCGATGGCGGCGCGCGGGCTGTCGGTGGGGGTCGTGGACGCGGACATCTACGGCCACTCGATCCCCCGCATGCTGGGCGCGCGCGAGAAGCCGACGAAGGTCGACACGATGATCATGCCGCCGCAGGCGCACGGCGTGAAGGTGATCTCGATCGGCATGTTCACCCCGGGCAACACCCCGGTGGTGTGGCGCGGCCCGATGCTGCACCGGGCGCTGCAGCAGTTCCTGGCGGACGTGTTCTGGGGCGACCTGGACATCCTGCTGCTGGACCTGCCCCCGGGCACGGGCGACATCGCGATTTCGGTGGCCCAGCTGATCCCGAACGCGGAGATCCTGGTGGTGACAACGCCTCAGCAGGCAGCGGCAGAGGTGGCCGAGCGAGCGGGCGCGATCGCGCTGCAGACGCGCCAGCGGGTGGCGGGCGTCATCGAGAACATGTCGTGGCTGGAGCAGCCGGACGGATCGCGTCTGGAGCTGTTCGGATCGGGCGGCGGCCAGACGGTGGCTTCGTCGCTGTCGAAGTCGATCGGGTCCGAGGTGCCGCTGCTGGGCCAGGTCCCGATGGACCCGCGGGTGGTGTCCCAGGGTGACGCGGGCACACCGATCGTGCTGTCGGACCCGGAGGCACCGGCTTCACTGGTGCTGAAGGAGGCAGCGAAGAAGCTGTCGGTCCGGGCGCGCGGCCTGGCCGGGATGATGCTGAACGTGACGCCGGCGGGCCGCTGA
- a CDS encoding anti-sigma factor family protein yields MTAPRGWGLPESHLLPDAVVAFVDGELSHGARERAASHITRCQACAAEVRAQRQAMEAIRRAAAPSMSAGFLASLQSIPEHTELPSAPDNLAVTADGQLVAIQRPERVAGLLGGVAPLGSAAPLGQSENLLGGGRFKRRAAQGAGVVVSGLVLSALALVGTSADSGDGSPETGGGAPQPANLLPAQMAVPQQQAPTTTLPTTTKAEAAVPVAIR; encoded by the coding sequence ATGACCGCACCGCGAGGCTGGGGACTCCCCGAGTCGCACTTGCTGCCGGACGCCGTGGTGGCGTTCGTCGACGGGGAGCTGTCACACGGCGCCCGCGAGCGCGCGGCGTCGCACATCACGCGTTGCCAGGCGTGCGCGGCGGAGGTGCGCGCGCAGCGCCAGGCGATGGAGGCGATCCGCCGCGCGGCGGCGCCCTCGATGTCGGCGGGGTTCCTGGCGAGCCTGCAGTCGATCCCGGAGCACACGGAGCTCCCGAGCGCCCCGGACAACCTGGCGGTGACGGCCGACGGCCAGCTGGTGGCGATCCAGCGCCCGGAGCGGGTGGCGGGCCTGCTGGGCGGCGTGGCCCCGTTGGGATCAGCGGCCCCGCTGGGCCAGTCGGAAAACCTCCTGGGCGGCGGCCGCTTCAAGCGCCGAGCGGCCCAGGGCGCGGGTGTGGTGGTCTCGGGCCTGGTGCTGAGCGCGCTGGCACTGGTGGGAACGAGCGCGGACAGCGGCGACGGTTCCCCGGAAACGGGCGGAGGAGCCCCGCAGCCGGCGAACCTGCTGCCGGCCCAGATGGCGGTACCCCAGCAGCAGGCACCGACGACAACGCTGCCGACGACGACCAAGGCCGAGGCGGCCGTTCCGGTGGCTATCCGCTGA
- the sigE gene encoding RNA polymerase sigma factor SigE: MEVPAPAMQNAVADDAVVAQPVTLDEAAWTPPSWDEVVREHGDRVYRLAYRLTGNTHDAEDLTQETFIRVFRSLASYKPGTFEGWLHRITTNLFLDMARRRSRVRMEGLPEDTDRIVGDDPSPEQVYSDTHLDPDLQAALDELPPEFRAAVVLCDVEGLSYEEIGATLGVKLGTVRSRIHRGRQALRASLERRRAYAPESVKVSV, translated from the coding sequence ATGGAGGTGCCTGCTCCCGCGATGCAGAACGCCGTTGCCGACGACGCCGTCGTGGCTCAGCCCGTGACCCTGGACGAGGCGGCCTGGACGCCGCCGTCCTGGGACGAGGTCGTGCGCGAGCACGGCGACCGCGTGTACCGGCTCGCCTACCGCCTGACCGGCAACACGCACGACGCCGAGGACCTGACGCAGGAGACCTTCATCCGGGTCTTCCGCTCGCTGGCGTCGTACAAGCCGGGCACGTTCGAGGGCTGGCTGCACCGGATCACCACCAACCTGTTCCTGGACATGGCCCGCCGCCGCTCGCGAGTGCGGATGGAAGGCCTGCCGGAGGACACCGACCGGATCGTGGGCGACGACCCGAGCCCCGAGCAGGTCTACTCGGACACCCACCTGGACCCGGACCTGCAGGCGGCGCTCGACGAGCTGCCCCCGGAGTTCCGCGCCGCGGTGGTGCTGTGCGACGTGGAAGGGCTCTCGTACGAGGAGATCGGCGCGACGCTCGGGGTCAAGCTGGGCACGGTGCGCAGCCGGATCCACCGTGGGCGTCAGGCGCTGCGCGCTTCGCTGGAGCGCCGGCGCGCCTACGCACCGGAGTCTGTGAAGGTGTCGGTATGA